The proteins below are encoded in one region of bacterium:
- a CDS encoding nuclear transport factor 2 family protein: MTSATDGLSERIAGLEAREEIRDLVVRYGMAVDDRDMDAVAAMFTEDAVFRHGDGAVVNEGRSAIVDFYTDRLSSFGATFHYPNSHLVELDANRADHASGIVNAHAELGIEGRTFVTGLRYFDKYRHDARQWRFAERSVAMVYYMDMAELVDGGLSEADRKRYFGQISPAELPESLDTWKKFFAEVG; encoded by the coding sequence ATGACCAGTGCGACTGATGGCCTGTCTGAGCGAATTGCCGGCCTTGAGGCCCGGGAGGAGATCCGCGATCTGGTGGTTCGCTACGGCATGGCGGTGGACGACCGGGACATGGACGCGGTGGCCGCCATGTTTACCGAAGATGCCGTTTTCCGCCACGGCGACGGCGCGGTGGTCAATGAGGGGCGGTCGGCCATCGTGGACTTTTACACCGACCGGCTGTCTTCGTTCGGCGCCACATTCCACTATCCCAACAGCCATCTGGTGGAGCTCGACGCCAACCGCGCCGACCACGCCTCCGGCATCGTCAACGCCCACGCCGAATTGGGCATCGAGGGAAGGACTTTCGTGACCGGCCTGCGCTATTTCGACAAGTACCGCCACGACGCCAGGCAGTGGCGCTTTGCCGAGCGCAGCGTCGCCATGGTGTATTACATGGACATGGCCGAGTTGGTGGACGGCGGGCTCTCAGAGGCTGATCGCAAGCGCTACTTCGGCCAGATCAGCCCCGCCGAGCTTCCCGAGAGCCTGGACACCTGGAAGAAGTTCTTCGCCGAAGTCGGCTAG